A part of Astyanax mexicanus isolate ESR-SI-001 chromosome 2, AstMex3_surface, whole genome shotgun sequence genomic DNA contains:
- the irf5 gene encoding interferon regulatory factor 5 — translation MSIQPRRIRLKPWLLTQVNSGKYPGLHWLNKERRLFQIPWRHATRHLPAQEEENTIFRAWALETGKYQEGVDEPDPAKWKANLRCALNKSREFNLKYDGTKETPMQPFKIYEVCDQPVNGDGGEDDEEELANFEQLSINPRIGEPPSYSAFSANPVDPFLQSIIPPEFSGHSHIAATVKQEEYILGDVLQNGLGMGPGVMPPPVVPHAVSIPGAMVDSPMQEVHPQAESQVQPCISDLLSSPHMLPLTDLDLKFQYRGRSVGSLTVSNPQGCRLYYGNLAPTPEQVELFGPVTLHQVLFPGTADIQNEKQRFYTEHLLDVMDRGLILEIRGQDIYAVRLCQCKVFWSGPGVHEEGPPNPMERERKINVFSLNNFLQGLILYQKGEAPSPPPFEIYFCFGEDWPDRKPKEKKLIVVQVVPVVARILTEMFSGELSWSTDSIRLQISNPDLKDQTVEQFKELHRLLQNQHAQGTWHQNLQ, via the exons GTGAACAGTGGGAAATACCCTGGCCTGCACTGGCTCAATAAGGAGCGGCGCTTGTTCCAGATCCCCTGGAGACATGCCACACGCCACCTTCCTGCCCAGGAGGAAGAAAACACTATATTCAGG GCCTGGGCATTAGAGACAGGGAAGTATCAGGAGGGTGTGGACGAGCCAGATCCAGCTAAATGGAAGGCCAACCTCCGCTGTGCCCTCAACAAGAGCCGAGAATTCAACCTGAAATATGACGGCACCAAAGAAACCCCCATGCAGCCTTTCAAAATCTATGAGGTGTGCGATCAACCAGTCAATGGAG ATGGAGGCGAGGATGATGAGGAAGAG ctggcaaacTTCGAGCAACTATCCATCA ATCCTCGAATTGGTGAACCTCCAAGCTACTCTGCATTCTCAGCAAACCCAGTGGATCCGTTCCTCCAATCTATCATACCTCCTGAGTTCTCCGGACACAGCCATATAGCTGCTACTGTAAAGCAGGAGGAATATATTCTTGGCGACGTTCTTCAAAATGGACTAGGGATGGGTCCTGGGGTCATGCCTCCACCTGTTGTCCCACATGCAGTCAGTATTCCAGGGGCCATGGTGGACAGTCCTATGCAGGAAGTGCACCCGCAAGCAGAGAGCCAGGTGCAGCCGTGTATCTCCGACCTGTTGAGCAGTCCTCATATGCTGCCTT TAACTGACCTGGACCTGAAGTTCCAGTACCGGGGCCGGTCAGTTGGTTCTCTGACGGTCAGCAATCCTCAGGGATGTCGGCTCTACTATGGTAATCTAGCTCCTACACCGGAGCAGGTGGAGCTGTTTGGGCCAGTCACTCTGCATCAGGTGCTTTTTCCCGGAACCGCTGATATCCAGAACGAGAAGCAGAGGTTCTATACAGAGCACCTGCTGGATGTGATGGATAGGGGGCTGATCCTGGAGATCCGAGGGCAGGACATCTATGCTGTGCGTCTGTGTCAGTGTAAAGTGTTTTGGTCTGGGCCAGGGGTGCATGAGGAGGGCCCACCTAACCCCATGGAGAGGGAGCGCAAAATTAACGTGTTCAGCCTCAACAATTTCCTGCAGG GATTAATCTTGTACCAGAAAGGGGAGGCGCCCAGCCCTCCTCCCTTTGAAATTTACTTCTGCTTTGGGGAGGACTGGCCTGACCGTAAGCCTAAAGAGAAGAAGCTCATCGTTGTCCAG GTGGTGCCTGTGGTCGCAAGGATCCTCACAGAGATGTTCTCAGGCGAGCTCTCCTGGTCCACAGACAGCATCCGTCTGCAGATCTCCAACCCTGACCTGAAAGACCAGACTGTGGAGCAGTTTAAGGAGCTTCACAGACTCCTGCAGAATCAACACGCTCAGGGCACATGGCATCAAAACCTCCAGTAA